The Periplaneta americana isolate PAMFEO1 chromosome 16, P.americana_PAMFEO1_priV1, whole genome shotgun sequence genome segment ctactgtattttagtattttaagctataaattttaatattttataaaaactcaACACAATTATAATACATCACTTTAATATTTCACTTAAGCACAATACTTGAAGCCGGAACAGGCCAAAGGCCTAAGTGatgctgttgatgatgatgatgaaaataaataaaataaattcattgtcTTCTATTCATCCCTGCAGTTTGTACCTATAATGGTGAAACACCCGATAAAATGTACGTAACAATTTTCCTCTAACAAGCATTCTCACAGAggcagataaaatagttaattttttttcttccaccatgctaATGTCAAAACAAATCCTTATACATATCCTTGccattcgagcgcaattacgaaggtcGTCCAGAAAGTAAAATTGCCTTGGGCcgattacagaaagaaaacacaatttcatggaaagatttattggaacagatacagatattgttgagctatttctcAAGTGGAATGTAGACATACAGAgtggcacacgaaatgtcataccatttattttacacgtaacacctattgatttgtattaaagttttacaaattatacagaattaataattaggGTTTGGAATTTTATCTCTAATGTAGAACATGTTCCATATGACCACCGTTTTGCCTCACAACCTCTTGCAAACGAACCCTTACATTCGTCACTACTTTTCGTCACAAGTCTTCAGATAGCGCACGGCACAACTCCACTAGAAGGACTCTGAGCTGCACCACATTTTCTGACCTCCTTTGGtacactttctcttttagaaatcCACATAAAAAGAAATCGCACGGATTAATGTCCGGGCTATGAGGCAGCCAGATTTTGCCGCACCCATGTCGATGTGACTTCACACGAAGATCAAACATCTCGTGCAGGTAATCCAGAACAGTGTTTGCAGTGTGTGGACGGGCTCCATCCTGCATGAACCACTGAGTTTCCATAGGGAGACCTTTTGCCATGAGAAGGGGGATAAAACTGCTTTCCAACATGGTTTTGTATCGAGCTTGGTTGACAGTTTCATCGAAGAAAATTGGACCAATGATTCCGTGAATTGAAACTGCGGCCCATACAGAAACTTTTGCcccaaacatttctttttcatgGAGCATGCGAGGAGGTTCCCTAGCCCATAATGGAACGTTTTGTTTACTCACAACACAGAATAACTTTCACCTTGTGTTAAACAGTCAATCGCCCGTTGTCCACCATTTCATAAATTGATGTTTGTGCTCGTAGCTATGGATACATCCAAACTGTGATGCTACCTATCGGATTTTCCATGAATTTTGGCATCCATTAGCGCAGTTAGAAACAtcgaaataacaatattaaaatttgtatgtgataattaaatggtatgacatttcATGTGCCACCCTGTACATCATACTGTGAGATGAACGGAGAGCTGCAGACAGCTGGTTCTGATACAaggtggcagacttctacgacaaaatttgatcccacagtatgacaGATGTTTAAATTCCGGtaggaaatgcgttgaaaaaGAGCTAAAAGGAAAGACAATGAACATAAAAATTTCACTCAAATTAACTACCTTAATTGCAGAATTACTGCATGTCCTTCTTCTTCTGATTGACGGGTGTAAATTTCAACTCTAGCATTAGGCACAAATGGCCCATTGTACATTCCATGAGCTGGAAATCAATCCAGAAGACAGCGACGTGACACCAGCCTAGCCATACTACTGGGATTAATTTAGTGAATTCCTCAGGAAATAATAAATGCTTCCATAGTTCACAATGTCTGATTTGGCTTAGACTGATCAAACAAGCAAAATGTGAGGTGATGACTCAACTCCCATCCTACATTTCCTAAAAGTTGGGTCATCATTCAGGCCCAATACGagtgtttatttaaatatatttagataCATCAGGACACAGACGGCACAGCGAAGCTATAAAACAACTTGACATTTCCCTCGttaaattaagtacagtacatattcctttcagttcttgagtaaaaacccTTGGCATTCACACGGATAATCTCAAATGGGACACGCAAAtgacagaaacctgcagaaatgtatattttgttATCCATGTATGGTCATCTTCCCTAACTTGACATTTCCCTCGTTAAAGTAAGAACAGTACATaatcctttcagttcttcagtaaaaaatcttggcattcacaagggtaataatctcaactgggacatgcaaattacagaaacctgcagaaaagtatattctgttATCCATATGTGTTCATCTTCCCTGTTTAAAAAAAGTCTCTTGTGCAGACATTTGTATtgtcctattttgactatgccgacattttacggactgacctttccagtgacaacaaaacgaaacttcaacgtgctcataatttgtgtgtacgttttgtaagcaatgttcgtaaatataatcatattatcCCATCGagggaagcaataggttggcttaaactagataagaaaataaatttacattcacttctccttctcttcgaaatcttgaacacttCTATTCCTTCATGCCTTTCGTCTCGCTTCagttacctttcttcccaccataatctgaacatacGTTCTCACCATGAaacaataccatctcatcgcaACTTCTCATACTCACCCTTTTTCACAATAGCTCTGCCAAGACTTTGGAGTTCGCTACCTGTTAGCATCATGGACTCTTGGAATAAAACTGAATTCatacgcaaacttactaggcacatGGTCAGTAACTGAGACTCGTTCAGCCATGGCTTCTAGTAAATAGGTATATTATTCtatcgcaaaatatttcagtatcgggtaatttcatcactatataattttgctGTCCCGCGCTGTGGTGTCGTGGTCTTAGGCATCCTGTTTAGGAcccgcattacggaatgcgcgctggttcgagtcctcttttttttttttttagtaggttattttacgacgctttatcaacagctttggttatttagcgtctgaatgagatgaaggtgataatgccggtgaaatgagtccagggtccagcaccgaaagttacccagcatttgctcatattgggttgaggggaaaccccgggaaaaacctcaaccaggtaacttgccccgacagggaatagaacccgggccacctggttccgcggccagacgcgctcaccgttactccacaggtgtggacacgagtcctcatgggggaagaaattttctcatgaaatttcggccagtgtatgggactggtgcccacccagcatcgtgatgcactgggggagctatgataggtagcgaaatccggttgtgaaagccCGTTAGGAGATCATCATGCTAACTACATGATAcctacattctggttggatgatcgtccacctctgctttggcatgtgggcgtgaggccagcagccggctggtcggtttaggcccttcacgggctgtagcaccactgagtatttatataattttgttagtctaggtttaatttgaacttcagaaaaaaaatttttcattgtTCTCAACTTCTATAATAAACTGTCCAGCCTGTATTgattaagtaatattttaatgcttcgatttttattgcaattgtaattgtaaatttaatattaattgtaattgtattcttcgtAATGTAACTgtattccctggtagaggggaagaagaaggtctgatggccttatctctaccaggttaaataaataataaatactaaatactagatGCCAATGTCCAATGAAAAGCACAGTTACCCATCTTAGAATTATCCTCTCCAAGGCCGCGAGGTGTTTAGTTGAGGTAGGTTTTGGTTTTTTCAATAAGAAGTTCAGCCAGTTCCATGGCTGATGCAGATCTCCATGCTCCCAGTAACCCTACTACATGTCGTTACAAGAAATTTTTAATGTACATCACCATACTTCCTAAAAGGACATGTGTTAAAGCACATTGAACGCATCTAATTATCTTATGTCATACATATATTTACAGATATGTGAGGAACTTACATGAAATTACAAATCACAAGAAAACAAATCCGTATACAAACCAGAGGTAGTTTGAGCaccacattcatttcatttaacTGTTGACAGGGCTTTTGACAATCCTCGACTTCAACTGTTTTGACTTCAATATGTGTTCAGTGGTTGAGGGGATAATCTGCAAGAAAAGATATCTGAATACGTGAAGCCTCCTTGCTGGGAGAAGTAGCAGGTTTTCCAATTGAATTCAATCGTGTACCAAGAGTTACCTCGCTAAAAATTCTAAGAGCATGGGTAGATAGATATACATGtcgacaatttttaaaaaatggttGGTGTAATGTGAATGAAATATGTGTAGttgtaacatattaaaataaagttaaaattttcaAACCGATTCTTTTTATTCATAATATCGCAGGGTATGAACTGAAGGTAAAGTTATACTGTTaatcttggaatgtaggctttcacggccggcgttgataggatgcgtattttccgggctagagggccgtggtctgtcggtgttacaaccaaacgtttcgtccactactctggtggacatcttcagtggcgtggtacacgtgtgcggagagatatgctgtgtgtatcaggaactgACATTGAGACTGGTAGCACGTCGATATTTAAGGTTACAAGTTACAGACCGGATCAGCAAGATACTACAACGACACAATGTGGAGACAATTTTCACTCCTACTAGGCAGACTCGTAACTGCTTGTCTGTCAAGGACAAACGTGACCGACTTTCATCAGCTGGAGTATATAGAATCCCGTGTTCCTGTGGGTCAGTGTACATAGGCACAACACAGCGTAGCTTCAAGACCCGAATCACCGAGCATAGAAGGAACTGCCGTCTAGGTCATGTGGACAAGTCAGCCGTAGCCGAGCATGCTTATAATGATGGGGATCACATCAGGTTCCAGGACACCGACATCCTAAGCAGTACGCCACACTTCTATGCCAGGTTACATCAGGAAGCTATTGAGATTCATAAacacaaaaacaattttaatcataaggaggaaggactcaaggtcaacaaagcttggtatccggccctcagaagcacacatatcaaaccctttctccgacaattagacactaccacaaacaatcagaacaccgaagccactagtgcggaccgcggcgacaACGATAAGCAACAACAGCCCCACACCTTAAATATCGACGTGCTACCAGTCTCaatgccagttcctgatacacacagcagatctctccgcacacgtgtatcacgccactgaagatgtccaccggagtagtggacgaaacgtttggttgtaacaccgacagaaCACGGCCCTCTAGCCCAGAAAATACGCATCCTATACTGTTAATGTCCTAAGCTATGGTTCATCAGTAAGCAAACAACACTGCTCAATTAGCTCTGTATGTAAATAAATGGAGCTGGTTTCTTTACAACATTCAGCACAGGCTGCAGTGATCTGCGCTGGCGTTCATAGATCTGGACTGACTTGCCTTCAAATTGATTCGGTGAGTGGAAAAGGGGTAACATTCCAAAAAATGCTAAAATAAACTGAGATAGCAAAATTGTTCATATATCATAGTCCTACCCATTGAGCAGAAAAAGAGTAATATTGCTATCATCTTAATGCCAATGGCATGACCCCCGTTTTGCAGTTGAGTAGAAGAACGGTAACATTCcaggaatgttacttttattccactCAATAGTGGAGCACTATTGTGATAGTTTTCATACGGTATGCTTGGAACGCTGACAAGCACTGTAATAATCGTTTAGTTTCTTAACTGTTTTAGTGCTTTGTTATTACAGATGTTCCAGgttatgttatcgttctttttttagtaggttatttaggatgctgtatcaacatctaggttatttagcatctgaatgagatgaaggtgataatgtcggtgaaatgagtccaggatccaacaccgaaagttacccagcatttgctcatcttgggttgagggaaaactccgggaaaaaacctcaacaaggtaactcgtcccaaccgggaatcaatcgcgggccacctggttttcctGCCAGACACGCTAgctgttacttcacaggtgtggactgtttgatTATCGGTATTCTGTCTGCaagatttggaaaatagttttcGAAGTTAGTGTCTCTGAGTAAAAAACAACAATGttagaagaggaagataatgagccaagaagaaagaaaggaaaggtgaagaagaatacacatacaaaagaaatggagaaaatatctagGAGTAGGGGAGAAGAGTTTATAACCTACGAAGATGTATTAGTCGAGACCAAAAAAACAACATTGTAACACCGTTTTTAAGATTGCTTCTTGTTCcacatttgaaaaaaatgtatttgtataCTTTTCTCGACAGTTACGCTATAAAGAAAACTTactaattgttgaaaatatttctgttcattttaaccaatattccatttgactggaaaaagagtaacattcccaaactttaaacaatcaaatctaaaaaaaacaatttatatattaacaAACAATTATAAAGGCTGAGATACTTGTAACTAGTAGTAAATGTGACCCATTataagttttgtgattaaattaaaaataaagtcacaaaacagttttcttttattatctcgAAAGCACGATTTTGGAATGTTACcccttttccactcaccgattcaattgACAGTGATGATTGTCGTTCATTTAGAAAACAAACGAATGTCGATATcacaaatatagctgcaaaacATCGTATATTTAACAATTTCTCACAAACATATGTTTAATCTTTAATTAACCATGTTTTCAGTTATCCAGCCCTGTACGAtatgacttaaaaaaaaacagagattCCCATAAAAAGGAAATGTTGCGGAAAGAAGTTTATGAAATTGTAAGCGAGATTGGTAAAGTAAAGTATCTATATTTCAACACAGGTTAATTTTATGTATATTCCAACAcattaaagaaacaataattaaaatattatcaattttCAAAAACAATGTTTATAGAAAAACTGACTTTACTGTTGTTAGAGGAGGAACGTATCTATAGAGTGTCAAAGAAATACGCTATTTTCCCCGAAATGTGAACCTTTAATAACAACTATTAATGTAACCTATTAGGCGACATTCAGATCATTTTAAAATCCTATTAAAATCTGTTTTAGAATTAGATTTAAGTTGGATAACTTGGACAAAAGTTTGAATCTTGTAACCACTATAACTTAGAAAGAAGTACGGTAATTAATTTTGAAACGGATAGCTCACTCggaaaagaattaaaatatactaTGTCTCTGTTTAAAGTGGCATAAATACAACAATGTATTTCACTGACACAATTCAGCTCTTCCTTCTCTACTACAAAAATAAACTTCAGGTCTGCAATCCTACTGTTACAATGCTTAAAAGTTACAGTACTCACCAAGTTCACATTCGTTGTTCAAAATATCCTCCATTTACTGCAACACACATTTGCcatctttttatgaaatttgcagTCATTCTCACAAGATTCTTGATGGGTGTGTTCCAATCTTTCACCAATCTTGTCTCATTTCTCTTCCGTCAGAACACAGCGTTCTTTTTTCGTTTTTCATCGTTTACCGAACCTCTCCGTATGAACTTATTTTATTCGCAACTGGAACATCTCCCTGGAAACTTTTGCCGAAATATGCGTCTTGTCGCCACATATTTTCGTTtctatatgtatgtattgtattgataaGTACGTTCACGTAATGAATAAGTCATTGTAACAGTAGCCTACACTTTAAACTTAACTTAAACTTTTAAGATTACAACTTCCACCGccaaattatttctcaaaacacAACTAAAGCGAAACTGCAGTGTCACTCATTGCTTGCATGCGCCGAGAACGAGGACGCACTATTCCCGGAGATCATACAATTTCCTGACGCGGAACGGTTCCTGCAAAACCTGAGgtccccaactaacctcactatttctccatcattcacACAAACAGTGTTTACAAAATTAtctctactctctttccagctaaagattgaagtaaatgtaaataaatccacgtggcataatggttcctgattggttATTGGgcgcacaacgcctccaaactcatccttgtcatcttcttcatcatattaaaatagttccttctaaaataataaaatatataatatacacggAATACGAgtgaaaaatttcaattatctgggttgtgaaatatcttatcaaaatgaaaaagatgtgaacaagaaaattaccaaatttacacaaattctaggaataataaacaatacattaaaagctaaattagtacaaaaatctacaagaataaaaatatataatacactagcattacccacccttctatacggaagcgagatttggacattaaagaaaaaaagacatgaacagaatcaaagcaacagaaatgaaatttttcaggacagcaggatatactcttttagaccgaaaaaggaatgaagaaattttagaacaattagaagtagagtcagtagaagaaaaaatcaccagattggctagatcatgtaagaagaatggaaaattcaagaatcccaaaaattatgatgcaatataaacctagaggacatcgtcgaccaggaagactgctagatggggccgaaacaggtctacagaggcctaattcgtgaaggatgatgatgatgatgatggaatacgagtgaattaaacatgcttataagaccactttcttacaatttaaacaacatgtttatattagtagtttcagacattgcatgATAAATCATTTTAACGtatattatggcaacgcgcatgcgtaataggcattaaatccctcccaaggtgacttacAGCTTCACAGAGgacatcagcacagctggtataacacagtgcgagattcagtgttgtcaacctcaaataaatttctgtagaattaaagaaattctccactcttcaaagaataacatttaatcacgaatctacagaaaatgaaaattcaCTATttccagtagagaaataataatattaaccctccgtgagcattttacgggttagtttaatgaatgtgttgaaatgtctgcaatatatcagatgatggctgccctacgtgctcacttgctgaaaataatgcgccctggtggctgctttggtagctagcttgtgattgcggagtaataccacagtctaatacatacagtcgcgcaacttcaacactttttttgccaacattcacgacactagcgctcaagcggcaggcaaggcactggtgatagggttgatacagccagcacgtgctttaaaggtatgcgagatgttataataacgtttcaatcatgcgtcggaataaaggcaatgtgtgcaatgacgaaaattgtagtaacaagtttaaatctccgaatttgtcgttcttcagattccctaaagaccaagataaaatcataactcagtcataacctataatccacactgtaggtagcctacgtattgtgttctataaaacatatattagttatcagttacctatttgtatgtcaggaaggagagtttaaataaaaacaaagtaaatacctgttacagtatattattgttttgcagagatcatgtgtaaatgtgtaaccattccgattttggacaatgtatctacagtttttaatgcaagtaattccataatttttgtattcgtgtttttttctttatatttttcaaaagttgaatgttatattgaattcaagtagggattatggtgttaattttttcaagaattcacggcgtattataatccttttgcaaaatattcacttcctgaataaatccagactgtgccGATAAATTTCTGATAGATTCATGTGGCaaacgtattaagttctcaagaaataaaagagcctttttaaatttaatataaaaagcaatcttttatgtaataatttgcatgattgttattggtgttgattttacattaccagtgattatttgagccgttcagagcagaagtggtatatgTCAAAAttagataatgaggtttaaagtaaaaattctgtaaaatacagcgcaaagtagcaattaatatatccttcgtgctattcactgactactaatagtttaaataaattcaatattaactgctactttgcgctgtattttacagaatgtttactttaaccctcattacccatttttgacttacaccacttctgctctgaaaataaaattaggcctacattttctgagttaattgaagttacaattttttcaacaaagttgtgtattcatttgttctcacctacgtcataatatcagtaagtgcatgtaaattatgtattatataggtagggtaagttaaaattaagcttatgcgtgaaaactggaaatgtaatgtaaaatgcgttaaactttccataaaaatttaaaccataatatcagcactattagcgactcaaaataataataaaaaaattgaaaaataatgaacttcataaatcaatgtctgtcaaagtaaggtttaaatcttcccctttcttatttttaagtttacctcagcggccgagtttatcccaatttgcggtatggaaaatagttaatttctcaggaaatagggagaggagttcaccacgccaTGTACcctatgccctacaattttgactcttctcacaagaaatatagagttccaatggtttataaatatatgtaggaatgaattgaattaaccgtccacgtacaaacaattatattatttaaaaccatgatacgtgatcagggccatgattcagttgtaaggagcagaaagaattacgtttattctcagcttctgaaacttttagattaactgcgtgtgaaattcttccaggattctaaagtagaattagtaagaaccatatacacgtattgtataacataaaaatataaaataaattacgcaaaacccgttttctgatgtgttatcatatgtcgtgtgcacactgttaacttacctgccgctagagggctgctgtcgcgccagctgtcaaatgttggcatattttatacgtatgagttgcgtgactctATCTATTAAACTGtggtaatacatttcggttttgtttacgtctacttcaatctttagttggaaatagagtAGTCTGTGTGTAGGCGTAAATGATTTTTTAGGTTATCCATACTGCTGAAAATATTTCCACAGAAATGACATTTGACTGACATTTTGACTGAATGTATACGAAGATGCTGTCGCACACAATCCGAATTGGAAAatgtctttccacatatatcgcaTCTAAATGGTTTCACGCATGAATTTCGCTGGGTGTGCACTTTAAAATAATGCGGAAatgagaaacattttccacataAATCACATTTGTATGGCTTTTTTCCAGTGTGCATGTATAGGTGTCGCTTTAAAGAATACGCTTGTAAGAAATACTTTCCACATAAGTCGCATTTATATGGCATGTGTATGCATGAGTGATCCTTTAAACTCGATTGTGGAAACGACTGTCCACACTGATCACACTCGACTGTCCTCTCCACTATGTGTATGCGAGATTGATGACGTTTCAAAGTTCCCGAACTGAAAAACCACTTTCCACATAGTTTGCAATGGAATGGCTTGTGCACTTTGTGTGTGAGGCAGTGCTTTTTTAATTCTCCCGattctgagaaacactttccacagacatcgcatttgaattcCTCGTCGTCCGTTTCTAAGGGTTCCTCACTCTTTACATACACAGGCTGAACGAAAATCTTTCCACGGACATCACACTGAACTGGTGTTTCGCCTGTGTGTAGGACAGAATGCTTCTCTAAATCATTAACCTCAAAGAAACTATCTCCACAGACATCGCACTTGAATGACTTTTCCAACGTATGTATCTGGAAATGACGCTTCAGTAATTGCGGCGTTACAAAATCTTCGTTACAGATGTTGCACTTGATAGAATCATGGCTTACGTCACAAGCAATTGAATCGTCAAATATGTAGCAGCCATTCTGCATCAAATTCTGTTCATCACGAGCAATCCAGTCGCATTCTGATGACTCACTCTTATCATTATTGGTAtttctgaaatgaaaatttatctgtagtaatgtcacgagaggtctgagatctgccgataaatctcagacctcgagtgacatttattaggactatttcgtgaataaaataaaaatataagtaatatatccctaaaattcgatcacaaaatgttaataattgtatatttacaaatacttaacctattcagacattgtgaagttgaaatagatgaatatcgattactgcaataaagaaattcgatattactattcagtaatgccaattgcgaaaagcgaaatacaggtttaacaatgttaattacatgtactgcatttTTGACttattattgtaacataaatacattttcataatctgctgaaatcatgatttaatttaaaattttataatataattacagtaacctgattaatacattaattaaatgaacaattgttgaaaacgcagttatctaatctgaatgaaggaatgtaatttttttcagatagtcTACAATGGACatagaattagaagatgaagatgtattttataggctacaatataggTTACGTTACCTGTGTGTGAGCAGGActagtgtcagctgtgccttatttcgaccgttactatgtgctacaggaaaacattttttatagctcgacaaacgcattctcgctgtagtgtgtaacggaactaaagctgcatctacacagttcaatattccaatcgcgtatgcgtgcaatatgggaagaatattgaaagaatcaagtttaaaacgtacgttaaattgagatgcatgaagattttgtgtctacatgttgCGCCGTTTTGAGCGTCGTCTTCACTGTGTAAAtatattaatcttgcattcattgctttaaagttgaaagaaaagtttaaccgtgtagttgcatcttaatgtattcatgatcatcgatttacgggggaacagttggcgacaatgactaaacaaaagaacgaccatgcgataaattgatagcgataaatctagctgcaaaaattatcgcaaagtgtgactgtgattggttggaattcaaaatttcattacacttcattggtcgaaaatggaatgacgtcatataaacgaaatagtcattctAAACAGTCgatatcacatttactttttaactttgctctagaatatgccattgggaaagttcaggataacagacagggtttgaaattaaacgggttacatcagcttcttgtctatgaggatgacagaatatgttaggagaaaatccacaaacgattagggaaaacacggaaattttacttaaagcaagtaaagcgatcggtttggaagtaaatcccgaaaagacaaagtatatgattatgtctcgtgaccagaatattgtacgaaatggaaatattaaaattggaaatttatcttttgaagaggtggagaagttcaaatatctgggagcaacagtaacaaatataaatgatgctcgggaggaaattaaacacagaataaatatggaaaatgc includes the following:
- the LOC138691812 gene encoding zinc finger protein 234-like isoform X1, coding for MTISLLFGTFNDKFVMNEIKMEAEVDPLSLESQDNKYKIKENMALLEVGKLPHLQVVDIKTECVDHSYDFTSEIKVEDFRMVKSEVEDTSESVIYPVVKYEVDENLFDMDRVQQEEKVEISSNEDDILLTRNTNNDKSESSECDWIARDEQNLMQNGCYIFDDSIACDVSHDSIKCNICNEDFVTPQLLKRHFQIHTLEKSFKCDVCGDSFFEVNDLEKHSVLHTGETPVQCDVRGKIFVQPVYVKSEEPLETDDEEFKCDVCGKCFSESGELKKHCLTHKVHKPFHCKLCGKWFFSSGTLKRHQSRIHIVERTVECDQCGQSFPQSSLKDHSCIHMPYKCDLCGKYFLQAYSLKRHLYMHTGKKPYKCDLCGKCFSFPHYFKVHTQRNSCVKPFRCDICGKTFSNSDCVRQHLRIHSVKMSVKCHFCGNIFSSMDNLKNHLRLHTDYSISN
- the LOC138691812 gene encoding zinc finger protein 234-like isoform X2; the encoded protein is MNEIKMEAEVDPLSLESQDNKYKIKENMALLEVGKLPHLQVVDIKTECVDHSYDFTSEIKVEDFRMVKSEVEDTSESVIYPVVKYEVDENLFDMDRVQQEEKVEISSNEDDILLTRNTNNDKSESSECDWIARDEQNLMQNGCYIFDDSIACDVSHDSIKCNICNEDFVTPQLLKRHFQIHTLEKSFKCDVCGDSFFEVNDLEKHSVLHTGETPVQCDVRGKIFVQPVYVKSEEPLETDDEEFKCDVCGKCFSESGELKKHCLTHKVHKPFHCKLCGKWFFSSGTLKRHQSRIHIVERTVECDQCGQSFPQSSLKDHSCIHMPYKCDLCGKYFLQAYSLKRHLYMHTGKKPYKCDLCGKCFSFPHYFKVHTQRNSCVKPFRCDICGKTFSNSDCVRQHLRIHSVKMSVKCHFCGNIFSSMDNLKNHLRLHTDYSISN